The Setaria viridis chromosome 2, Setaria_viridis_v4.0, whole genome shotgun sequence DNA window CAATTGAGGAGTGGCTAGAGAGTTTATTAGTAACCTTTTCTTTCGAACTTCTATTTTTCAACTTTTGTTCCTTTATTTTATACTTGTTTgaactttgttttatttttaatatattttataaTCACTAGGGAAAAAAGAACTTTGAGACATCTTCTTTGGACTTCACCAATGAAAATATCATAACGGTGCGGATTCCATTTTTTAATAAGATTGGCaagtttgaaaaatattttataaatcTGAATGATATGATATATCCCTCCAACAAATCTAATACAAAAAtcaattaaattataaaaaatgtgTATGTTGAATTACAAACACGTTTTTGAAAATTATCTGCAATGGCTACAATATAGACAAATTTCTCAATAACCTATGCCATGGCCATATACATACCAATGATTTTACAGAAAAGAGATGTTTTTATGGATGATTCTTAAAGAAAAGCTGTCAATGATGAATACATACAGTTTATATGGTTCTTACATCAAGACAGTCGAAAACAATTTTCAAAGAAAATGTGTACGTGTTGACTATACATGTTACACGGTTCTCTTATGAAAACCATCTGTGATATAATAAATAGATTTTTCTTAGAACATCTTTTGTAGTATTAGATTAATACAGACAGATTTTTGACAATCTGCTCTAAAAACCATCTACCATATATTTATTGCAACTGAATTATTGTAACCGTGTGTAATTTGCCATTGATACTGAATCTTTTATGGCAATGATTCCTAATAGCAGTTTCAATTGTGCCCTTGCTTCTTTAATCCTGGAGATATGTAAATGTTCTTGAACTAAAAAAAGTTTGCTCATGTAAAGCTGTCAGCATTAGTCTGGCAAAAGAACTGAGACaggaaaaaataatttttgcTGAGATTAATTTTTTAAATCTTTAAGTAGTAACAAAAATTGATGATGACAAAAGCATAACCTGTTCACATCAGCATCATCTGAGAAGAACTCTACACACATGCTCAACTGAGAATTTCAGCAGAGAGCAACAAAAGTATTTTGAATCAAGTTCAGTAGCTGCAATAATCATAACATGTTGTCTTAACTCTTAAAACATGTACATACACATGGCAGCACATATATACATAGAAGTCATAATTTTTTTGATGGACATATTCCCATCAACACTTAGAGAAAAAACCATCAATTGCAAACTTTCCAAGCCCGACGTTTTCTAATCCTCAAACTGGATAGAGGCGGAGAACCTGGTTGATCGTGGCACGGCAAACAGGGCACGCCCCATTCTTGGATGTTCTATCCTTCAAGCAGGGCATGCAGTGTTAGATAATCAATGTAACATGTCATTCAATATGTAACATGTCATGGAAGTTGAGATCGGCTGGGATATCTGTTAGTAGTTGTTGTAATCAATTTGGTTTGTTGTAACTAGAAGATATCCTAGCCGGCTACAACTACCTTGCAGATATTTGACGTAAATTCACATAAGGGGATTTTCCTCATCTATATAAACACACACCGCTGGTCGAGCCAAAGGTCACGGCATTCCCATCCAAGTGCTTCCGCACCTCTGAGttttacatggtaatcagagccacAAACACCATCTAGATTCAATCCAATCCCACcatggcttcctcctcctccgctcttGTCAACCCCTTGGTCGGCATGGCCATCTCGGTGAAGCTTTCCAAGACCATGCCATGTGGAAGGCGCAAGTCCTTGCAGCTGCCAGAGGATCACACCTCGTCAGGCACCTCATTGGTGCCATGTTTGCCCCTGCCAAGGAGATCGAGGGGAAGATCAATGACAAGCCAGTGCAAGTCTCCAATCCGGCGTATGAAGAGTGGTACGCCACGGACCAGCAGGTCCTAAGCTTTATCCTCTCCTCTCTTTGAAGGGAGGTGATGGCTCAAGTAGCCACGAAGGAGACCGTGGCGCAAGCGTGGTTTGCAATTGAGACAATGTTCTCATCACAGACTAGGGCGCGTGCAGTCAACACGCGCCTTGCTCTCGCAACAGCCCAAAGGGGGAATCAAACTATTGTGGAGTATGTTGGGAAGTTGAGGACTCTCAGCGATGAGATGGCTTCCGCCGGGAGACCACTTGAAGATGAAGAGCTTGTGGAGTACATAATCACCGGCCTCAACCACGACTTCGATCCCATTGTCTTTATCCTTGTTGAAAGGGTGGAGCCGGTTCCCGTCAGCGATTTGAGACGCGCATGGAACTGATCCATGGAGGCAAGTCAGCGATTTGAGACGCGCATGGAACTGATCCATGGAGGCAAGTCAGCGATTTGAGACGCGCATGGAAATGATCCATGGAGGCAACTCCGGTTCATCTGTCAATCTGGCGAATCGGGGTGGCCGCGGTGGAAACAACAACTGTGGTCATGGCGGCAATAGCCGTGGCCATGGCAAT harbors:
- the LOC140221828 gene encoding uncharacterized protein, whose translation is MWKAQVLAAARGSHLVRHLIGAMFAPAKEIEGKINDKPVQVSNPAYEEWYATDQQTRARAVNTRLALATAQRGNQTIVEYVGKLRTLSDEMASAGRPLEDEELVEYIITGLNHDFDPIVFILVERVEPVPVSDLRRAWN